From a region of the Helianthus annuus cultivar XRQ/B chromosome 5, HanXRQr2.0-SUNRISE, whole genome shotgun sequence genome:
- the LOC110940641 gene encoding homeobox-leucine zipper protein HOX19, which produces MNKEKPCNTTLRLGIEVEVTREKQLKQSKRELCLDLSLPIHPNIEGSDHEDHDHTLDDEKDDQDSYSSRITDDHEKEETRRSAKRSDFSNNDLYLDNSGGSRKKLKLSTEQITLLEASFKIHSTLNTGQKQELAKKLHLLPRQIEVWFQNRRARTKLKHIEQECVFLRKCCAALSDENCRLKKELREARRGSLKFDHTQQRQPQPQPPQHPPPFYIGCQTTTETRHTCM; this is translated from the exons ATGAACAAAGAAAAGCCCTGCAACACAACACTTAGGCTTGGAATTGAAGTGGAGGTTACAAGGGAGAAGCAACTAAAGCAAAGTAAGAGGGAACTTTGTTTGGATCTTTCTTTACCAATTCATCCAAATATCGAAGGTAGCGATCATGAAGATCATGATCATACACTTGATGATGAGAAAGATGACCAGGATTCATATAGTTCTAGAATCACTGATGATCATGAGAAAGAAGAAACGAGAAGATCTGCGAAGAGAAGTGATTTTAGCAACAATGATCTTTATCTAGACAATAGTGGTGGATCTAGAAAGAAGCTAAAACTCTCTACAGAACAAATTACTTTGCTTGAAGCTAGCTTCAAAATCCATAGCACCCTTAATACG GGGCAGAAACAAGAACTTGCCAAGAAGTTGCATCTTCTTCCCCGGCAAATTGAAGTATGGTTTCAAAACAGAAGAGCAAG GACAAAGTTAAAGCACATTGAACAAGAATGTGTGTTTTTAAGGAAATGTTGTGCAGCCCTTAGCGATGAGAACTGCAGACTTAAGAAAGAGCTGCGAGAAGCACGACGTGGTTCGTTAAAGTTTGATCATACTCAGCAGCGGCAGCCGCAGCCACAGCCACCACAACATCCGCCACCTTTCTATATTGGATGCCAAACTACAACGGAGACACGTCATACATGCATGTGA